In a genomic window of Gossypium arboreum isolate Shixiya-1 chromosome 7, ASM2569848v2, whole genome shotgun sequence:
- the LOC108475413 gene encoding succinate--CoA ligase [ADP-forming] subunit beta, mitochondrial-like isoform X2, translating into MRGLMNKLVSRSLSVAGKWQQQQLRRLNIHEYQGADLMNKYGINVPKGVAVSTIDEVKEAVKSAFPNENELVVKSQILAGGRGLGTFQNGFKGGVHIVKADQVEDIAGKMLGQILVTKQTGPQGKVVGKVYLCEKLSLVNEMYFAITLDRKTAGPLIIACSKGGTSIEDLAEKYPDMIIKVPVDVFKGITDEDAARVVDGLASKVADRNDSIEQVKKLYKLFCERDCTLLEINPLAETSGNQLVAADAKLNFDDNAAFRQKEIFALRDPSQEDPREVAAAKADLNYIGLDGEIGCMVNGAGLAMATMDIIKFHGGTPANFLDVGGNASEGQVVEAFKILTSDDKVKAILVNIFGGIMKCDVIASGIVNAAKQVALKVPVVVRLEGTNVEQGKQILKESGMTLITAEDLDKAAEKAVKAASK; encoded by the exons ATGAGAGGATTAATGAACAAGCTAGTGTCCCGCTCTCTCTCTGTCGCCGGCAAATGGCAGCAACAGCAACTCCGCCGTCTCAACATTCACGAAT ATCAGGGTGCTGACTTGATGAACAAATATGGAATTAACGTGCCGAAAGGAGTTGCGGTTTCTACTATCGATGAAGTTAAAGAAGCAGTCAAATCTGCCTTCCCCAATGAAAATGAG TTGGTTGTTAAAAGTCAAATTTTGGCTGGTGGAAGAGGCTTGGGAACATTCCAAAATGGTTTTAAGGGTGGAGTTCACATCGTTAAGGCTGACCAAGTTGAAGATATTGCTG GGAAGATGCTTGGCCAGATACTTGTTACCAAACAAACTGGCCCCCAAGGCAAAGTTGTCGGCAAG GTTTACCTGTGTGAAAAATTGTCACTTGTGAATGAGATGTACTTTGCTATCACTCTGGATCGTAAAACTGCGGGTCCG CTTATAATTGCCTGCAGCAAGGGAGGAACCAGCATTGAAGACCTTGCAGAGAAATATCCTGATATGATTATTAAG GTACCTGTTGATGTCTTCAAAGGAATTACTGATGAAGATGCTGCCAGAGTTGTTGATGGTTTGGCTTCCAAGGTTGCCGATAGAAATGATTCTATTGAACAAGTGAAGAAACTATATAAGCTTTTCTGTGAACGTGATTGCACGTTGTTGGAA ATCAATCCTCTTGCTGAGACTTCTGGCAACCAATTAGTAGCTGCTGATGCAAAGTTGAACTTTGATGATAATGCTGCCTTTCGTCAAAAGGAGATATTTGCTCTCCGTGATCCATCTCAAGAGGATCCTCGGGAG GTTGCCGCTGCCAAAGCTGATTTAAATTACATTGGGTTAGATGGAGAAATTGGTTGCATGGTGAATGGTGCAGGGTTGGCGATGGCTACAATGGATATAATTAAATTTCATGGAGGAACTCCTGCCAATTTTCTGGATGTAGGTGGAAATGCTTCTGAAGGCCAG GTGGTCGAGGCATTTAAGATTCTGACTTCTGATGATAAAGTGAAAGCCATTTTGGTGAATATATTTGGAGGAATAATGAAATGTGATGTGATTGCAAGTGGGATCGTCAATGCTGCCAAACAG GTGGCCCTAAAAGTTCCTGTGGTGGTCCGTCTTGAAGGTACCAATGTTGAGCAGGGAAAGCAAATTTTGAAG GAAAGTGGAATGACACTAATTACAGCAGAAGATTTGGATAAAGCTGCAGAGAAAGCAGTTAAGGCAGCCAGCAAATGA
- the LOC108475413 gene encoding succinate--CoA ligase [ADP-forming] subunit beta, mitochondrial-like isoform X1 — protein sequence MRGLMNKLVSRSLSVAGKWQQQQLRRLNIHEYQGFFFLLLYGADLMNKYGINVPKGVAVSTIDEVKEAVKSAFPNENELVVKSQILAGGRGLGTFQNGFKGGVHIVKADQVEDIAGKMLGQILVTKQTGPQGKVVGKVYLCEKLSLVNEMYFAITLDRKTAGPLIIACSKGGTSIEDLAEKYPDMIIKVPVDVFKGITDEDAARVVDGLASKVADRNDSIEQVKKLYKLFCERDCTLLEINPLAETSGNQLVAADAKLNFDDNAAFRQKEIFALRDPSQEDPREVAAAKADLNYIGLDGEIGCMVNGAGLAMATMDIIKFHGGTPANFLDVGGNASEGQVVEAFKILTSDDKVKAILVNIFGGIMKCDVIASGIVNAAKQVALKVPVVVRLEGTNVEQGKQILKESGMTLITAEDLDKAAEKAVKAASK from the exons ATGAGAGGATTAATGAACAAGCTAGTGTCCCGCTCTCTCTCTGTCGCCGGCAAATGGCAGCAACAGCAACTCCGCCGTCTCAACATTCACGAATAtcagggttttttttttcttttactttat GGTGCTGACTTGATGAACAAATATGGAATTAACGTGCCGAAAGGAGTTGCGGTTTCTACTATCGATGAAGTTAAAGAAGCAGTCAAATCTGCCTTCCCCAATGAAAATGAG TTGGTTGTTAAAAGTCAAATTTTGGCTGGTGGAAGAGGCTTGGGAACATTCCAAAATGGTTTTAAGGGTGGAGTTCACATCGTTAAGGCTGACCAAGTTGAAGATATTGCTG GGAAGATGCTTGGCCAGATACTTGTTACCAAACAAACTGGCCCCCAAGGCAAAGTTGTCGGCAAG GTTTACCTGTGTGAAAAATTGTCACTTGTGAATGAGATGTACTTTGCTATCACTCTGGATCGTAAAACTGCGGGTCCG CTTATAATTGCCTGCAGCAAGGGAGGAACCAGCATTGAAGACCTTGCAGAGAAATATCCTGATATGATTATTAAG GTACCTGTTGATGTCTTCAAAGGAATTACTGATGAAGATGCTGCCAGAGTTGTTGATGGTTTGGCTTCCAAGGTTGCCGATAGAAATGATTCTATTGAACAAGTGAAGAAACTATATAAGCTTTTCTGTGAACGTGATTGCACGTTGTTGGAA ATCAATCCTCTTGCTGAGACTTCTGGCAACCAATTAGTAGCTGCTGATGCAAAGTTGAACTTTGATGATAATGCTGCCTTTCGTCAAAAGGAGATATTTGCTCTCCGTGATCCATCTCAAGAGGATCCTCGGGAG GTTGCCGCTGCCAAAGCTGATTTAAATTACATTGGGTTAGATGGAGAAATTGGTTGCATGGTGAATGGTGCAGGGTTGGCGATGGCTACAATGGATATAATTAAATTTCATGGAGGAACTCCTGCCAATTTTCTGGATGTAGGTGGAAATGCTTCTGAAGGCCAG GTGGTCGAGGCATTTAAGATTCTGACTTCTGATGATAAAGTGAAAGCCATTTTGGTGAATATATTTGGAGGAATAATGAAATGTGATGTGATTGCAAGTGGGATCGTCAATGCTGCCAAACAG GTGGCCCTAAAAGTTCCTGTGGTGGTCCGTCTTGAAGGTACCAATGTTGAGCAGGGAAAGCAAATTTTGAAG GAAAGTGGAATGACACTAATTACAGCAGAAGATTTGGATAAAGCTGCAGAGAAAGCAGTTAAGGCAGCCAGCAAATGA
- the LOC108475413 gene encoding succinate--CoA ligase [ADP-forming] subunit beta, mitochondrial-like isoform X3: MNKYGINVPKGVAVSTIDEVKEAVKSAFPNENELVVKSQILAGGRGLGTFQNGFKGGVHIVKADQVEDIAGKMLGQILVTKQTGPQGKVVGKVYLCEKLSLVNEMYFAITLDRKTAGPLIIACSKGGTSIEDLAEKYPDMIIKVPVDVFKGITDEDAARVVDGLASKVADRNDSIEQVKKLYKLFCERDCTLLEINPLAETSGNQLVAADAKLNFDDNAAFRQKEIFALRDPSQEDPREVAAAKADLNYIGLDGEIGCMVNGAGLAMATMDIIKFHGGTPANFLDVGGNASEGQVVEAFKILTSDDKVKAILVNIFGGIMKCDVIASGIVNAAKQVALKVPVVVRLEGTNVEQGKQILKESGMTLITAEDLDKAAEKAVKAASK, encoded by the exons ATGAACAAATATGGAATTAACGTGCCGAAAGGAGTTGCGGTTTCTACTATCGATGAAGTTAAAGAAGCAGTCAAATCTGCCTTCCCCAATGAAAATGAG TTGGTTGTTAAAAGTCAAATTTTGGCTGGTGGAAGAGGCTTGGGAACATTCCAAAATGGTTTTAAGGGTGGAGTTCACATCGTTAAGGCTGACCAAGTTGAAGATATTGCTG GGAAGATGCTTGGCCAGATACTTGTTACCAAACAAACTGGCCCCCAAGGCAAAGTTGTCGGCAAG GTTTACCTGTGTGAAAAATTGTCACTTGTGAATGAGATGTACTTTGCTATCACTCTGGATCGTAAAACTGCGGGTCCG CTTATAATTGCCTGCAGCAAGGGAGGAACCAGCATTGAAGACCTTGCAGAGAAATATCCTGATATGATTATTAAG GTACCTGTTGATGTCTTCAAAGGAATTACTGATGAAGATGCTGCCAGAGTTGTTGATGGTTTGGCTTCCAAGGTTGCCGATAGAAATGATTCTATTGAACAAGTGAAGAAACTATATAAGCTTTTCTGTGAACGTGATTGCACGTTGTTGGAA ATCAATCCTCTTGCTGAGACTTCTGGCAACCAATTAGTAGCTGCTGATGCAAAGTTGAACTTTGATGATAATGCTGCCTTTCGTCAAAAGGAGATATTTGCTCTCCGTGATCCATCTCAAGAGGATCCTCGGGAG GTTGCCGCTGCCAAAGCTGATTTAAATTACATTGGGTTAGATGGAGAAATTGGTTGCATGGTGAATGGTGCAGGGTTGGCGATGGCTACAATGGATATAATTAAATTTCATGGAGGAACTCCTGCCAATTTTCTGGATGTAGGTGGAAATGCTTCTGAAGGCCAG GTGGTCGAGGCATTTAAGATTCTGACTTCTGATGATAAAGTGAAAGCCATTTTGGTGAATATATTTGGAGGAATAATGAAATGTGATGTGATTGCAAGTGGGATCGTCAATGCTGCCAAACAG GTGGCCCTAAAAGTTCCTGTGGTGGTCCGTCTTGAAGGTACCAATGTTGAGCAGGGAAAGCAAATTTTGAAG GAAAGTGGAATGACACTAATTACAGCAGAAGATTTGGATAAAGCTGCAGAGAAAGCAGTTAAGGCAGCCAGCAAATGA